From the genome of Zalophus californianus isolate mZalCal1 chromosome 6, mZalCal1.pri.v2, whole genome shotgun sequence, one region includes:
- the LOC113909083 gene encoding alpha-1-antitrypsin — protein MPSSITWGLLLLAGLCCLSPHSLAECLQGDAVQDTVASQHDHEHHQEPACHKIAPNLADFAFSMYRQVARESNTTNIFFSPVGITTAFAMLSLGAKGDTHGQIMEGLGFNLTERAESEVHEAFQQLLRTLNHPDNQLQLTTGNRLFITEGMKLLDKFLEDIKNLYHSEASSTNFRDTEAAKKQINDYVEKGTQGKIVDLVQDLDKDTVFALVNYIFFKGKWEKPFEEEHTTVEDFHVDEHTTVKVPMMSRLGMFDIYHCDKLSSWVLLMDYVGNATAIFILPDQGKMQQLEDMLTKEVLAKFLENRHTRSASLRLPKLSISGTYDLKTVLSKMGITKVFSNEAELSGITEQGPLKLSKGLHKAVLTIDEKGTEAAGATFVEAIPMSMPPGVDFNSPFLIIIYDKNTKSPLFVGKVVNPTQK, from the exons ATGCCATCCTCCATCACCTGGGGCCTCCTCCTGCTGGCAGGTCTGTGCTGCCTGAGCCCCCACTCCCTGGCTGAGTGTCTCCAGGGAGACGCTGTCCAGGACACAGTTGCATCCCAGCACGATCATGAGCACCACCAGGAGCCAGCCTGCCACAAAATTGCCCCAAACCTGGCTGACTTCGCCTTCAGTATGTACCGCCAGGTGGCTCGTGAGTCCAACACCACCAACATCTTCTTCTCCCCCGTGGGCATCACTACAGCCTTCGCCATGCTCTCTCTGGGGGCCAAGGGTGACACTCATGGCCAGATCATGGAGGGCCTCGGTTTCAACCTCACTGAGAGAGCAGAGAGTGAGGTCCACGAAGCCTTCCAGCAACTCCTCCGCACCCTTAACCACCCAGACAACCAGCTGCAGCTGACCACTGGCAATCGTCTCTTCATTACTGAGGGTATGAAGCTGCTGGATAAGTTTTTGGAGGATATCAAGAACCTGTACCACTCAGAAGCCTCCTCTACCAACTTCAGGGACACTGAAGCGGCCAAGAAACAGATCAATGATTATGTAGAGAAGGGAACCCAAGGGAAAATTGTGGATTTGGTCCAAGATCTTGACAAAGACACAGTTTTTGCTCTGgtgaattacattttctttaaag GCAAATGGGAGAAGCCCTTCGAGGAGGAACATACCACAGTGGAGGACTTCCACGTGGATGAGCACACGACGGTCAAGGTGCCCATGATGAGCCGCCTGGGCATGTTCGACATCTATCACTGCGACAAGCTGTCCAGCTGGGTGCTGCTCATGGACTACGTGGGAAACGCCACCGCCATCTTCATCCTCCCTGACCAGGGCAAGATGCAGCAGCTGGAGGACATGCTGACCAAGGAAGTCCTGGCCAAGTTCCTGGAAAACAGACACACCAG GTCTGCCAGTTTACGTTTGCCCAAACTGTCCATTTCGGGAACCTATGATCTGAAAACCGTCCTGAGCAAAATGGGCATCACCAAAGTCTTCAGCAACGAGGCTGAGCTCTCGGGGATCACGGAGCAAGGGCCCCTGAAGCTGTCCAAG GGGCTGCATAAGGCTGTGCTGACCATTGACGAGAAAGGGACAGAAGCTGCTGGGGCCACGTTTGTGGAAGCCATCCCCATGTCGATGCCCCCAGGTGTCGACTTCAACAGCCCGTTCCTTATCATCATCTATGATAAAAACACCAAGAGCCCCCTCTTCGTGGGAAAGGTGGTGAACCCCACCCAAAAGTAA